In the Caballeronia sp. LZ062 genome, one interval contains:
- the astA gene encoding arginine N-succinyltransferase has product MIVVRCVQPGDVDALVALALETGPGLTTFKPDRAALAARVERARRTLAGGAEPFEAGYFFVMEDTATGDVAGVCGIETEVGLEQPFYNYRVSTVVHASKDMGVWTRMSLLNISHDLTGYAEVCSLFLSPRYRTAGVGGLLSRSRFMFIAQFRERFPQRLCAELRGHFDDNGESPFWNAVGSHFYQIDFNEADYLSSHGKKSFLAELMPRYPVYLDLLPESAQQTVGVTHRDTAPARKMLEAEGLRYENHVDIFDAGPVLECHIADLRTVRESVLATVRVGERDDAQSDAKSLVSNTSLDDFRCGATTCAVEDGTFLLTADEAAALRVQNGDTVRVLTSQRAK; this is encoded by the coding sequence ATGATCGTCGTGCGCTGCGTGCAGCCGGGAGATGTCGACGCGCTCGTCGCGCTGGCACTGGAAACGGGCCCGGGGCTCACCACGTTCAAGCCGGATCGCGCCGCGCTGGCGGCACGCGTCGAGCGCGCGCGCCGCACGCTCGCGGGCGGCGCCGAGCCGTTCGAAGCGGGCTACTTCTTCGTGATGGAAGACACCGCGACGGGCGATGTCGCGGGCGTGTGCGGCATCGAAACGGAAGTCGGCCTGGAACAGCCGTTCTACAACTATCGCGTGTCGACGGTCGTGCATGCGAGCAAGGACATGGGCGTGTGGACGCGCATGTCGCTGCTCAACATCTCGCACGATCTCACGGGCTATGCCGAAGTCTGCTCGCTGTTCCTGAGCCCGCGTTATCGCACGGCGGGCGTGGGCGGGTTGTTGTCGCGCTCGCGGTTCATGTTCATCGCGCAGTTCCGGGAACGCTTTCCGCAGCGGCTGTGCGCGGAATTGCGCGGTCATTTCGACGACAACGGCGAATCGCCGTTCTGGAACGCGGTCGGCTCGCACTTCTATCAGATCGACTTCAACGAAGCCGATTACCTGAGCTCGCACGGCAAGAAGTCGTTCCTCGCGGAACTGATGCCGCGTTACCCGGTGTATCTGGACTTGCTGCCGGAGTCCGCGCAGCAGACGGTCGGCGTCACGCACCGCGACACCGCGCCCGCGCGCAAGATGCTCGAAGCAGAAGGCCTGCGCTATGAGAACCACGTCGATATTTTCGACGCCGGTCCGGTGCTCGAATGCCACATCGCGGACTTGCGCACGGTGCGCGAAAGCGTGCTCGCGACGGTGCGCGTCGGCGAGCGCGACGACGCGCAGAGCGATGCGAAGAGCCTCGTGTCGAACACCTCGCTCGACGACTTCCGCTGCGGCGCAACCACCTGCGCTGTCGAAGACGGCACGTTCCTGCTGACCGCTGACGAAGCCGCCGCATTGCGCGTGCAGAACGGCGACACCGTGCGCGTGCTGACCTCGCAGCGCGCGAAATAA
- the aruF gene encoding arginine/ornithine succinyltransferase subunit alpha encodes MLFVRPARLSDLDELERMARSAAPVLHSLPRDRRALETRVALSEDSFRAEVDFPGEEFYLFVLEDARTGKLYGTSSIVASAGYSEPFYTFRNDALIHASRELKVNRKIHALTMSHELTGKSRLTGFYIDPSLRTPEGEATAHLLSRARMMYIAANRKRFSSEVFSLMLGVTDNAGVSPFWEAVGRKFFGRDFEQVELESGGRSRTFIAEVMPTYPLYVPLLPGEAQRVLGEPNASTLLAYDIHLEEGFEPDRFVDIFDAGPVLTLAVDKSASASSGELRAVREGTDTKGAAYLVAAGGAHEFRCIVAELTGTRSDGAALSADACGALGVAEKDTVRCVPLHQASGELQ; translated from the coding sequence ATGCTATTCGTTCGTCCGGCAAGACTCTCCGATCTCGACGAGCTGGAGCGCATGGCGCGCTCGGCCGCGCCCGTGCTGCACTCGTTGCCGCGCGACCGGCGCGCGCTGGAAACGCGCGTCGCGCTCTCCGAGGATTCGTTTCGCGCCGAAGTCGATTTTCCCGGCGAAGAGTTCTATCTCTTCGTGCTGGAAGACGCGCGCACGGGCAAGCTCTACGGCACGTCGAGCATCGTCGCGTCGGCGGGCTATTCCGAGCCGTTCTACACGTTTCGCAACGACGCGCTGATCCACGCATCGCGCGAACTCAAGGTGAACCGCAAGATTCACGCGCTCACCATGTCGCACGAACTGACGGGCAAGAGCCGGCTCACCGGCTTCTATATCGATCCGTCGCTGCGCACGCCCGAGGGCGAAGCGACCGCGCATCTGCTTTCGCGCGCCCGCATGATGTACATCGCGGCGAACCGCAAGCGCTTTTCGAGCGAAGTGTTCTCGCTGATGCTCGGCGTCACCGATAACGCCGGCGTGTCGCCGTTCTGGGAAGCCGTCGGCCGCAAGTTCTTCGGCCGCGACTTCGAGCAGGTTGAACTGGAGTCGGGCGGGCGCAGCCGCACGTTCATCGCGGAAGTCATGCCGACGTATCCGCTCTACGTGCCGCTTCTGCCCGGCGAGGCGCAGCGCGTGCTCGGCGAGCCGAACGCAAGTACGCTGCTCGCCTACGACATTCACCTCGAAGAAGGCTTCGAGCCGGACCGTTTCGTCGATATTTTCGACGCCGGACCGGTGCTGACGCTCGCCGTGGACAAGAGCGCATCCGCGAGTTCCGGCGAACTGCGCGCGGTGCGCGAAGGCACGGACACGAAAGGCGCGGCGTATCTCGTCGCGGCGGGCGGGGCGCACGAGTTCCGCTGCATCGTCGCGGAACTGACGGGCACGCGCTCGGACGGCGCGGCGTTGAGCGCCGATGCGTGCGGCGCGCTCGGCGTCGCGGAAAAAGACACGGTGCGCTGCGTGCCGCTGCATCAAGCCTCGGGAGAATTGCAATGA
- a CDS encoding aspartate aminotransferase family protein: protein MTDINVNRGTFDEVMVPVFSPASFVPDRGRGSRVWDTEGRDYIDFAGGIAVTALGHAHPELLKVLHEQGEKLWHIGNGYTNAPVLRLAKRLTDLTFADRAFFANSGAEANEAALKLARRYAIDKFGPEKIEIISFTQSFHGRTFFTVSVGGQPKYAEGFGPQPQGIRHLPYNDLAQALAAIGDKTCAVIVEPVQGEGGVLPADPAFLKGLREACDKHGALLIFDEVQTGVGRTGTFYAYMQYGVTPDILTTAKALGNGFPIGAMLTTDAIAQHFKVGVHGTTYGGNPLGASIAEKVVELISDPKLLEGVGVRSEAIKAHLARINERFGLFKDIRGRGLLIGAELADAYKDRAKDVLNAAAANGVIMLIAGPNVLRFAPSLIMPMADLDEGFARIEKAIEQVVGATAVAR, encoded by the coding sequence ATGACCGACATCAATGTGAATCGCGGTACGTTCGACGAAGTAATGGTTCCGGTGTTTTCGCCCGCCAGTTTCGTGCCGGACAGAGGCCGCGGCTCGCGCGTATGGGACACCGAAGGCCGCGATTACATCGACTTCGCCGGCGGCATCGCGGTCACAGCGCTGGGCCACGCCCATCCCGAACTGCTGAAGGTGCTGCACGAGCAGGGCGAGAAGCTCTGGCACATCGGCAACGGCTATACGAACGCGCCGGTATTGCGTCTCGCGAAACGCCTGACGGACCTGACTTTCGCGGATCGCGCGTTCTTCGCGAACTCGGGCGCGGAGGCGAACGAAGCGGCGTTGAAGCTCGCGCGCCGCTATGCCATCGACAAGTTCGGTCCCGAGAAGATCGAGATCATCTCGTTCACGCAGTCGTTTCACGGCCGCACGTTCTTCACGGTGAGCGTCGGCGGCCAGCCGAAGTATGCGGAAGGCTTCGGGCCGCAGCCGCAAGGCATTCGCCATCTGCCGTATAACGATCTTGCGCAGGCGCTCGCCGCCATCGGCGACAAGACGTGCGCGGTGATCGTCGAGCCGGTGCAGGGCGAAGGCGGCGTGCTGCCCGCCGATCCCGCGTTTCTGAAGGGCCTGCGCGAAGCGTGCGACAAGCACGGCGCTTTGTTGATTTTCGACGAAGTGCAAACCGGCGTCGGCCGCACCGGCACCTTCTACGCGTACATGCAATACGGCGTCACGCCCGACATTCTCACGACCGCGAAGGCGCTCGGCAACGGCTTTCCCATCGGCGCGATGCTGACTACCGATGCCATCGCGCAGCACTTCAAGGTCGGGGTTCACGGCACGACGTACGGCGGCAATCCGCTCGGCGCGTCCATCGCGGAGAAAGTGGTCGAGTTGATCAGCGATCCGAAACTGCTCGAAGGCGTCGGCGTGCGCAGCGAAGCAATCAAGGCGCATCTCGCGCGCATCAACGAGCGGTTCGGCCTGTTCAAGGACATTCGCGGCCGCGGTCTTTTGATCGGCGCGGAACTCGCCGACGCTTACAAGGACCGCGCCAAGGACGTGCTCAACGCGGCGGCGGCCAACGGCGTCATCATGCTGATCGCCGGGCCGAACGTGCTGCGCTTCGCACCGTCGCTCATCATGCCGATGGCCGATCTCGACGAAGGCTTCGCGCGCATCGAGAAGGCGATCGAGCAGGTCGTGGGCGCGACGGCCGTCGCACGCTGA